A single genomic interval of Coccidioides posadasii str. Silveira chromosome 1, complete sequence harbors:
- a CDS encoding uncharacterized protein (SECRETED:SignalP(1-20)), translated as MKLLAIVSLLATVVPLQVLAETTCWHNSDCNERWVGYTCSCANARVKFINAMKSQGINCWTGPGFGVGCDNDCGGKCDCGRNHHWEGSC; from the coding sequence ATGAAGCTCCTTGCAATCGTTTCTCTCCTGGCGACCGTCGTTCCTTTGCAAGTTCTGGCCGAGACCACCTGCTGGCATAACTCGGACTGTAACGAGAGATGGGTCGGATACACCTGCTCCTGTGCCAATGCACGCGTCAAATTCATCAATGCCATGAAGAGTCAGGGTATCAACTGCTGGACCGGCCCTGGTTTTGGCGTCGGCTGTGACAACGACTGTGGTGGCAAGTGTGACTGCGGCCGCAACCACCACTGGGAGGGTAGCTGCTAA